In the genome of Bradyrhizobium sp. CIAT3101, one region contains:
- a CDS encoding sugar ABC transporter substrate-binding protein — MKTFGNPTRVTLAALALAALTGPALAQQGLDEPFQKPFKEALAGKTVAYVPVAMNFDLTEGWYAGLKKELEPFGVKFVIRDANWNTNAGAQAVTSLISEKPAVMVVHNPDVQTYAKLLQRAESEGIYVIQINMGSAYRSSAFVGANWVEIGERQTEGVVKACEGKSNKIAIIQGALSAAASAYTLKGVENVLAKHPEIKVVSSQAADWDAAKAKAITQTVLKQNPDLCGIVGFWDGMDIGTAAAVKEAGLTGKVFLATSGGGERKGACELVKSGAFDLNMSYDVPTQAAQMAGTIKWLLSSGAKPGSIKGSEYTTLIPITKENADSQTACWNLSDLKK; from the coding sequence ATGAAGACCTTTGGCAACCCGACAAGGGTGACCCTCGCCGCACTGGCTCTCGCGGCACTGACCGGACCGGCACTCGCTCAGCAAGGCCTGGACGAACCATTCCAGAAGCCGTTCAAGGAAGCGCTCGCCGGCAAGACCGTGGCCTATGTGCCGGTCGCCATGAACTTCGACCTCACCGAGGGCTGGTACGCCGGCCTGAAGAAGGAGCTCGAGCCGTTCGGCGTCAAGTTCGTGATCCGCGATGCCAACTGGAACACCAATGCCGGCGCGCAGGCCGTCACCTCGTTGATCTCCGAGAAGCCGGCGGTGATGGTCGTGCATAATCCGGACGTGCAGACCTATGCCAAATTGCTCCAGCGCGCCGAGAGCGAAGGCATCTACGTCATCCAGATCAACATGGGCTCGGCCTACCGCAGCTCCGCCTTCGTCGGCGCCAACTGGGTCGAGATCGGCGAACGCCAGACCGAAGGCGTGGTCAAGGCCTGCGAGGGCAAGTCGAACAAGATCGCGATCATCCAGGGCGCGCTGTCGGCGGCCGCGAGCGCCTACACGCTGAAGGGCGTCGAGAACGTGCTCGCCAAGCATCCGGAGATCAAGGTCGTGTCGAGCCAGGCCGCTGACTGGGATGCCGCCAAGGCCAAGGCAATCACGCAGACGGTGCTGAAGCAGAATCCCGATCTCTGCGGCATCGTCGGCTTCTGGGACGGCATGGATATCGGCACCGCAGCGGCCGTGAAGGAAGCAGGTCTCACCGGCAAGGTGTTTCTCGCGACATCGGGCGGCGGCGAGCGCAAGGGCGCCTGCGAGTTGGTGAAGTCCGGCGCGTTCGACCTCAACATGAGCTACGACGTGCCGACCCAGGCTGCGCAGATGGCCGGCACTATCAAGTGGCTGCTGTCGTCGGGCGCCAAGCCTGGCTCGATCAAGGGCTCGGAATACACCACGCTGATTCCGATCACCAAGGAGAACGCCGACAGCCAGACGGCCTGCTGGAATCTCAGCGACCTCAAGAAATAG
- a CDS encoding SMP-30/gluconolactonase/LRE family protein, translating into MPMRDTITSLRYRYWPDHLLGEILSKRWTETAIPVILLLIVGFAFSRSIDNFLSPASLADTARQAGEIGFIALGLALVVIVGGIDLSVGSIFALTDFCALYLLDVAGWPVPAVVIATLLCGAMLGAVNGILVGYLRLRAFITTLITLIIYRSAYDLLIQRYSNAIASAFPDIPSWDFIGAGSVFGIPTVALAYIAIAIFGHVFMTRLRPGWHITAIGGSRRSAYNSGIPVRRTIALCYVASGALTSVGALFFASRLGTVGGDIGVGLEVIVLTATVLGGITLGGGKGSVAKSAVGVLIVLLITNGLTTMNARGGVNRMALAGILLVAAMVDIRWQKNRTRIISKVYVAPTYHELPPPPPTEIGQGGPFEQNDKLRIVEAIGLGRIEAPEDVILDRHDNLYAGSRHGDIMRFLAPDYEKMEVFAHIGGQPLGMAFDREDNLYVCIGGMGLYRIKPDGTVEKATDETNRSMRSVNDDSRLRLADDLDITDDGLIFFSEATVRYEMDEWPIDGLEARGNGRIISYDTKTGTTRTELRGLKFPNGICVASDGQSILFAETFGCSIKRYWFAGPKKGAVEVVMDNLPGYPDNINLASDGNYWLALVGMRSPSLDLAWKMPGFRRRMAKRVPVDEWLFPNINTGCVVKFNEQGKIVESFWDLHGENHPMITSMREHRGYLYLGGILNNRIGRYKLDNADPNFVQYDKRWGKLS; encoded by the coding sequence ATGCCGATGCGCGACACAATCACAAGCCTGCGTTACCGCTACTGGCCTGACCATCTCCTCGGTGAAATCCTGTCCAAGCGATGGACCGAGACTGCCATCCCGGTCATCCTGCTCCTGATCGTGGGCTTCGCGTTCAGCCGATCCATCGACAACTTCCTGTCACCGGCGAGCCTCGCCGACACCGCGCGCCAGGCCGGGGAGATCGGATTCATCGCACTTGGGCTCGCGCTCGTCGTCATCGTCGGCGGCATCGATCTGTCCGTCGGTTCGATCTTCGCGCTGACGGATTTCTGCGCGCTCTATCTGCTCGACGTTGCCGGCTGGCCGGTTCCGGCCGTGGTGATCGCCACGCTGCTCTGCGGCGCGATGCTCGGCGCCGTCAACGGCATCCTGGTCGGATATCTGCGGCTACGCGCTTTCATCACCACGCTGATCACGCTGATCATCTATCGTTCGGCCTACGATCTCCTGATCCAGCGATACTCCAACGCCATTGCATCAGCCTTCCCCGACATCCCGTCCTGGGATTTCATCGGCGCAGGCAGCGTCTTCGGCATTCCGACCGTGGCGCTGGCCTACATCGCGATCGCCATCTTCGGCCACGTCTTCATGACCCGGCTGCGGCCGGGCTGGCACATCACCGCGATCGGCGGCTCGCGTCGTTCGGCCTACAATTCGGGCATTCCCGTTCGCCGCACCATCGCGCTCTGTTATGTCGCGAGCGGCGCGCTGACCAGCGTCGGCGCGCTGTTCTTCGCCTCCCGGCTCGGCACTGTCGGCGGCGACATCGGCGTCGGCCTGGAAGTGATCGTGCTGACCGCGACCGTGCTCGGCGGCATCACGCTCGGCGGCGGCAAGGGCTCGGTCGCGAAATCCGCAGTTGGTGTGCTGATCGTGCTCCTGATCACCAACGGCCTCACAACCATGAACGCGCGCGGCGGCGTCAACCGCATGGCGCTCGCCGGCATCCTGCTCGTCGCAGCCATGGTCGACATCCGCTGGCAGAAGAACCGAACCCGCATCATCAGCAAGGTCTATGTCGCGCCGACCTACCACGAACTGCCCCCGCCGCCACCAACCGAAATCGGACAAGGCGGCCCGTTCGAGCAGAACGACAAGCTGCGTATCGTCGAGGCGATCGGCCTTGGCCGCATCGAGGCGCCGGAAGACGTCATCCTCGATCGCCACGACAACCTCTATGCCGGCTCACGCCATGGCGACATCATGCGCTTCCTCGCGCCCGACTACGAGAAAATGGAGGTATTCGCCCATATCGGCGGCCAGCCGCTCGGCATGGCCTTCGACCGCGAAGACAATCTCTATGTCTGCATCGGCGGCATGGGGCTCTATCGTATCAAGCCTGACGGCACGGTGGAAAAGGCAACGGACGAGACCAACCGCAGCATGCGCTCGGTCAACGACGACAGCCGACTGCGGCTCGCCGACGACCTCGACATCACCGACGACGGCCTGATCTTCTTCTCGGAAGCGACAGTGCGTTACGAGATGGACGAGTGGCCGATCGACGGACTGGAGGCCCGCGGCAACGGCCGCATCATCTCCTACGACACCAAGACCGGTACGACACGCACCGAGCTGCGCGGCCTGAAATTCCCGAACGGCATCTGCGTCGCCAGCGATGGCCAGTCGATCCTGTTCGCCGAGACCTTTGGCTGCTCGATCAAGCGCTACTGGTTTGCAGGCCCCAAAAAGGGCGCGGTCGAGGTGGTCATGGACAATCTGCCGGGCTACCCCGACAACATCAACCTCGCCTCCGACGGCAATTACTGGCTGGCACTGGTCGGCATGCGCAGCCCTTCGCTCGATCTCGCCTGGAAGATGCCGGGCTTCCGCCGCCGCATGGCCAAGCGCGTGCCGGTCGACGAATGGCTGTTCCCCAACATCAACACCGGCTGCGTAGTCAAGTTCAACGAGCAGGGCAAGATCGTCGAATCGTTCTGGGATCTGCATGGCGAGAACCATCCGATGATCACCTCGATGCGCGAGCATCGCGGCTATCTCTATCTGGGCGGCATCCTCAACAACCGGATCGGCCGCTACAAGCTCGACAACGCCGATCCGAACTTCGTCCAGTATGACAAGCGATGGGGGAAGCTCTCGTGA